Proteins encoded within one genomic window of Malaclemys terrapin pileata isolate rMalTer1 chromosome 22, rMalTer1.hap1, whole genome shotgun sequence:
- the LOC128827833 gene encoding platelet-activating factor receptor-like, protein MNNWTARLEATEAPLGTARGECEPSDPVQFVLVPLVYCLVLCVGLPGNLVALLAFLQSGQVRKAIRIYLINLTLADILFNLTLPLWIPYYLAGGHWALSDATCRLAGAAYYIATYSAIAFMTLISFNRYCTVRVARLDLALNRRHGAVAACLTVWLLFLGCAIPSLAAQQTWAGPRGTKCFEQLAWHRNLSYAVVGFFAVSFLVVLGAYASIMRLLSATASQGSHRRLARAMVLGMLLVFVVCVAPYHLTLAPWVAGQTQTPGCSPPSTLDILHTLSVALLSLNSCIDPLIYCFSIKCFRADLWRTARKIVRCLPLPPSPLERSIPNVRSSSFTSS, encoded by the coding sequence ATGAACAATTGGACGGCCAGGCTGGAGGCGACGGAGGCACCCCTGGGCACTGCCCGCGGGGAGTGTGAGCCGAGTGACCCAGTGCAGTTTGTGCTGGTGCCCCTGGTGTACTGCCTGGTGCTCTGTGTGGGGCTGCCTGGCAATCTGGTGGCCCTGCTGGCCTTTCTGCAGAGTGGCCAGGTGAGGAAGGCCATCCGCATCTACCTCATCAACCTCACGCTGGCCGACATCCTCTTCAACCTCACCCTGCCCCTCTGGATTCCCTACTACTTGGCCGGGGGGCACTGGGCCCTCTCGGACGCCACCTGCCGTCTGGCCGGGGCTGCCTACTACATAGCCACCTACAGCGCCATCGCCTTCATGACCCTCATCAGCTTCAATCGCTACTGCACTGTCCGGGTGGCCAGGCTGGACCTGGCTCTGAACCGGCGCCACGGGGCCGTGGCAGCTTGCCTGACGGTCTGGCTGCTGTTCTTGGGCTGTGCCATCCCCTCCCTGGCAGCCCAGCAGACCTGGGCGGGCCCTCGGGGCACCAAGTGCTTTGAGCAGTTGGCGTGGCACAGGAACCTCTCCTACGCCGTGGTGGGCTTCTTCGCGGTCTCCTTCCTGGTGGTGCTGGGGGCGTACGCCTCCATCATGAGGTTGCTCTCGGCCACTGCCTCCCAGGGCAGCCACCGCCGGCTGGCCCGGGCCATGGTGCTGGGGATGCTGCTGGTGTTCGTGGTCTGCGTGGCCCCCTATCACCTCACCCTGGCCCCCTGGGTGGCCGGCCAGACGCAGACCCCCGGCTGCAGCCCACCCTCCACTCTGGACATCCTGCACACCCTGAGTGTGGCCCTGCTGAGTCTCAACAGCTGCATCGACCCGCTGATCTACTGCTTCTCAATCAAGTGCTTCCGGGCCGATCTGTGGAGGACGGCGCGCAAGATCGTCCGGTGCCTCCCACTGCCCCCGTCCCCGCTGGAGAGATCCATACCCAACGTCCGGTCCTCCTCCTTCACCTCCTCCTAG